The Dreissena polymorpha isolate Duluth1 chromosome 4, UMN_Dpol_1.0, whole genome shotgun sequence region GAAAAAAGTAATATTTGCAAAGCGCACTTTCGATTACGGACTGTGGTGTGTTAACGTTCTTATTTGGGTGTAGGCGCTAGTTGTAGGCATAAGTTCAAATCCCGCTATAGGCTCGATCTGTTTATGGTATATATGGTATTCTAAATGAGGCCATTAATATGTCATATTTTTCCAACATGGATATAATGTGTTCACAttcaaaaacacacaaacaaccaGGCACAGTCAGCGTAAACACGGGCATGCAATAATTGCACGCACTGTTGTAGCCAAAGGTATATTCAAGCAAAGTCAGTCTAGAGGGTGGAGTGCAATCACCTAATGAAATTTACTAAGAACATCTCTGGTGGTGTTTTGTGGAAACCATTTTGAATCGCAAAATACTAGtaaaaattttctttaaaaaagtagCTTAGTACCTTAAACATGATTTGTATGCATATTTGTACATTTATATCATCTGATGATATTACACGATATAACAGTGAACAAGAAATAAAGAATCAAGGAATCTGTCtatcaacatttaaaatattaactaaCTCGTTACCATGTGTGTTGGTATATGGTTGAACTGTTTTGAAACAATCTCTTAATGCCCCATGTCAAACTGGACTGAACTCTTTATATTAGTGTTGCGTTCTTACGCGGCGTGATCGGCAATCGTTCTGATAAAAGTATAAAACACGGGAATGTCAAAAGGAAACCCAGCTTTCCAGACGTGGTGGTGGTGCGTTCACGGTAAGAGGAACATCTGCAGAAAGAAAAGTGTGTATTCTCGATTGCATGATGCCATCCTAGcgtcaatttatattttaaaaatcatattCAGAGCTAGTTTTGTTAATAAATCTTTTTCTACATCCAAACTAACCCTGAAATTAAACGATATACAAAATGACATCGTGCATATTATCAAGTTATACGCGAATATTAAACAGTATATAACTTAATAATGGAATATTTGCTACATTCGAATAAATTTCAATTTgatgttttttaatgaaaaaaaaaacttaacttcAACCGCACGTGATCAGAGTTTGACGAGCTTGTAAGGTGTGTGTGAGTTAATCCGGCGAACGAAATGGAATATTGATTTGCTGTTTTGTATCATGAACAATTTAATCATAGTTATTTACGTCGTATTCCTGGTAAAATGTTTGTAATATATTGCATGTTCATTACCCCCAAATgcatttttatctttaaatataaTTAAGAACGGGAGATGAATGAAGACGATCGatatatataattaacaaaacgGCTTTGTTTTGTCCTAACGGATCATTCTTATTGCTCTCAACTTTGAGAAGGATAACATTTTCAGCGCATTACCGTTCTTCAAATCATAGCAATCAACTCGTTTTCTTTGATATCAATTATGCGACGACGCGTAGGGACTTCTGTGGTCGTATAGCAATGATCAGAGGGCACacttatggcaagcggttcgacgcataatcccaagaaactaggtttctcatgagaacctaggttctcaaaatgagaacctaggttctcagaatgagaacctaggttctcgcttgaagattgcacatgacgtcaagaacccaagttttcaaatgagaacctaggttttcatgagaacctaggttcttatttcaaaacctaggttctcatgagaacctaggttctcatttgaaaacctaggttttcatgagaacctaggttctcagaatgagaacctaggttctcatgagaaacctagtttcttgggattatgcgtctaactgcttgccatatccgtggttttcatttgggaaccataagttctctgagaacctaggttctctgagaacctaggttttcagagaacctaggttctcttgagaacctaggttctcattatgagaaccaaggttctcatagaacctaggttctcatgagaacctaggttctttgaaaacctaggttctcagataacctaggttctctgaaaatgagaacctaggttatctgagaacctaggttttcagatctctaggttttcagaattacgcgtcggacggcgtaaacttgctcgtttggaatacgggacacattattcagggcgcaggatcaatggggttcacatatgattacacacgggctggacagaatgaaaacacgccgttaagaactttatttttgcagatatctcaagttattgaaatatgtttgcaaagtctttagcgcataagtttttcttgcaatgttgccgatatcttacgattgaataatacattattacacataatcaatagagataaaactttacaccataatgattgcttcctacatgtaggtcacagacatacttaaaatagaaaactgtaccgtacagtcgtttgaggcccgaacaagggaactgaatatttgaaactcattcaatgctgtaacaatgtattatgtaacgattgatctgaatttttagtctcaaaataatatttacaattaaagatgtatttcataaacagttcaattttttattaacgtgttcagaccaatgtcgaccgattactttactaatttcattcctcaagaacacccatgcacggaaacatgaacagaaaatgctcttggggagaaacattcacggtttcacgccgatttctattcattttacacatatgccgccagcgtgtaccaagcaatgggagacaactggaggttaattatggcaagcggttcgacgcataatcccaagaaactaggtttctcatgagaacctaggttctcatgagaacctaggtttatgaaatcccaagaaaccaggtttctcacgagaacctaggttctcatgagaacctaggttctcatgagaaccaaggtttatgaaatcccaagaaaccaggtttctcatgagaacctaggttctcatttgaaaaccttggtttacgcttgagaacctaggttctcatgagaaactaggttttttatgagaacctaggttctcatagacacatagaacttaggttctcatgagaacctaggttttcatgagaacctaggttctcattctgagaacttaagttctcgtttggtatcctaggttttcacaagaacctaggttctcatttgaaaacctaggttctcatgagaaccaaggttctcatttgaaaacctaggttctcatgagaacctaggttctcattctgagaacctaggttctcattgtgagaacctaggttctcatgagaaacctagtttcttgggattatgcgtcgaaccgcttgccatacacaCTATTATGCTAAGATGTCGGCCGCCGGGACCATGTGTCGCATCTAGGCAATAACTATTGGAACGCAATTTATATTCTCCCATCAGCACATTCACGTTTCATTATTGTCACGAGGAGTAATAAATATAGTCGTGTGCCTTTAATTATTAGATTGCATACACTATACCATGATCGCGGGCGGTCACAAAGAGGAAATATATTAAAGTCAGCTTTtctgaaatattaattaaataatgataTGGATTTTATTTTGGGAcgttttaaaaaaagtttttttaattgtaatatcATATCATATGTTTTACCTCCATATTTGTATAATCATTGTAGATCTCGACTACTtaacaagtcaagtcaagtcaagtcaattttattggcaaatacatgtgtacatagccaaaaagaaaaaaacataaatgtacatgtaatgacgGTTTAGAAAAAAGACATAGATACTATAATTAACGAGATGAAAAGTATGGTATATAATGGTAATGAATTGATACTAAAACGAAAATACAGTAAACAATCAGTTGATAACTACATTGTGTAGGTTTTTCTTTTCTAACTTTAAACGATgcgtaaaaaaaacacacacaaaaacaacaagatTGAATTAGCAAACAAAAGCTAACCTGTTTGCCTTGAAAATACATATGGAGTAAAATATATCAAAGAAAAAGAAAGAATTGgggaaaaaaagaaacaaaaacaactttGACGTTTGTTGTTTTCACATATATGCAGCCTACCGTGAGCGATAAtgtgaaaatattaaattgtattaatcGTTTCAAATCAGCTATAGCTTAACGTAACAGTGCACATCTTAATAATAGTCCAGTGAATGGATCTTGTTATTTTTTGACCAACATAATTAAACAACCCATCAAATGTTCGAATGTCGACTTTCATTTATCGAAACTGAAATATATACGCCATTAAATACTATGTTTGTGCCAAAAATCCATATAGGGTAAAGTAATCGCACATGATGTGCGTATACAATAAATGCGCAGCTCTTGATCCGTCAAACTACCTTTCTGATCGAAGAATATACAAATGATATGAGTTATAAAAACTTAACGCTCATTAGTTAAGCTTTACATGAGAACAAATCGGTTTCATTTGCCAATTATTACGCAGTTAGCGGTTTAGATAGATTGCAAAAAGAATGTAGCATCTGGTTATCGTTGACAATAGAGAGAGAATCCGCGCTCCGACGGACGGTGAAAAGAGGTAATCAATACACCAATCACGTCGCGGACCGCTGTCGCATAGCATAGATAATTCAATTTACGGTCTAATAGAAGGTGTCCAAATAACAACGGCATATGCAGTTACAAATCATAGAATAACAATATGTATACATGGGGCATTAATGAATCCAATTAGATTACACGTCTCGAGATAAAATAACCCGTTAATGTCTCGGTAAATGGCCTCGTATTTCTGTCTCCAGATTAATTCGAATAATGGGTTCTTTCTCTGCTACCGTTCGTTCGTTCATATAAAGGTATAAGTGCATGATACTATGAGGACGAAAGTTAAAAGTTTCAGTAAACATTTGTGAAATTGGCTTTACAATTCACAAGATTTCGGATTGATTTATAGTAAATGTCATCATTTAAGATGTCAGTGCAGGTAATGCGGGAATATTTAACAAGTGAAACCTGATGTTAAGCGAGTACAACATTTATTAATCTATCGTAATATCCAAACTCTATTTCTTTCAAAATGAATGTGTTTGTCTGTCGTGGTGCTCTTCTTTTTGCTTAAGAATACCTGATTCATAGGTTATCATTGATCAGTATATGTATgagtatatttattgtaatacatGCATTTATATGATGTGAACGAAGATGAAATGCAATTACAGAGAACATCTGGATGCGAGTGAGTGTTGCAGTATGGCTTCAAAAGGTCATTTGGAATATGagaaatcaaaacaaaattgttATAAGGTAATCTAATCTTCTTGTTTATCCAATGTATGTCGAAATTATTCGAAGTTTTTTATCGCGTGGtctttacaaaataataaaaattcacAAGATAAATGTATTGCTATGACAAATGAGCGACTGGAGTGTTGCTTAGAATTTCAAGCACTTCCCTCATAGTTCCTAACAATTGTGTACTATGGATGTATGTTTATCGCGTTTTTATTGGTGTATGTTGGGTTTTAATTTGGATTATCACATTAACTTATGTTTTGCAGTCGATGGAAGACCAACGTCGCCTTGAGCAGACGGCCATGCGTTCTGTCGCCCGTCATGGCAACGACTCCATGCCCGATTACGGGGCTTTCCTATACCAGATCAGGGAGGTGGGAAAGGAGTCCGAGAACTGCGTCGACCTCACGTGCAAAACGTCCGAAACAGTATGCAACTCGCGTAAGTAATGTCGTTGAGATTTTACCAATAAAGTATGGCAAATACGTGTGCTCCAGCTTTTTGCCCGTGAAAAATACCTTAAGTTACTTGCATTCGCACTACGAAGATAACTGTGAAGAGTTACAGAATAACATTGTATTTGTCAACATATACAATAAAAGATTGACGTACAAAAACCGTCGGAAAAATTACGTTCTTCAAATTTATACGTTATAATAATAACACACCATTCACTTTGTTGTTATTTCAGTGTTTGTCACGGTGTGCATCAGTGCGTTTCTTGCGCTGCCAGTTGCCATGATCTCTATGGGTGAGTTTAATTACACATACGTGGTTGAATGATGAttaaataaaattgctttttaaattCAGGTAAATAAGGTAATGGTAGCTCCGAATTTcaaattgtatgtatgatatacTACTGTTATAGCAATTATAAATATTGTGCCTTAACAATGGACTAAATCGGTGAAAAAGGTGTCGTTGTCGTTTCTGCctcgttttaaaaacaaatctgcatgaaCGAAGAACATGagttacatttaaataatatgtataatataattaaacacaACTCTTGAGTCTATGCACGGTTGCTGTCTAACTGAGAATAAACGCACGAATAGACGTTACGTCGGTGCATTAAGTACTTAAGTAAATGCAATATCATTTTAATACTGACATCAGTTGATATGGTTACAGGCGTGAAGTACCTCGAGGACTGCCCCAAGGAGCCCCGTATCCCAGTGTATCTTCTATTGGGCGGATGCCTCGGCATCATCAAACTGCTCTCTTCGCTCTGGCGAAACATTCAGACGCGCAGGTATCAAAACGTCAGCTTCGACGACCCAGATGATGACTGCGCTTTCACTAGTTCAACGTACCGTACTATGGACACAATGCTGTTCTTGTTCTTGTGCGGTTGGCAGATTGCCGGGACGTACTGGACGTTTAAGATCTGGACGCCGCACTTTAAACAACTTCTTT contains the following coding sequences:
- the LOC127879658 gene encoding transmembrane protein 272-like, translated to MEDQRRLEQTAMRSVARHGNDSMPDYGAFLYQIREVGKESENCVDLTCKTSETVCNSLFVTVCISAFLALPVAMISMGVKYLEDCPKEPRIPVYLLLGGCLGIIKLLSSLWRNIQTRRYQNVSFDDPDDDCAFTSSTYRTMDTMLFLFLCGWQIAGTYWTFKIWTPHFKQLLYEPSNWCDQTVYMFTVYQLCTCYVVMAAFVLVLAMLICYLVCSCR